GGACGTTGAATTGATCGATTGCCGGACCCGTCCGTCAATCGGCTGTCGGACCCGCCTGTCAAGGTCCTCAGTGTCAGTCACTCCGGCCGGAGACCACGGTCGGGCCGCTGGAGCGAAACCGTCCTGCGACTCATGCGACTCACTGGAGCACGCCATGCACCCCCGGACCGGCCCCCGCGCGACCGCGTCCCGCAGACGCTCCTTCGGCGCCCCGGTGCTCGCTTACGACACCGAGGTGTGTGAGGAAGGACGGTGGGAGGCAGCCCCGCAGCTGCTGGTCCACCTCGACCGGGGGGAACCGGCCGACGTGGCGGAGCTGGCCTGGCGGTCCGAGGGCGGGGCGGAGGCCACGATCGCGTTCGACGGCGGGATGAAGGCCTTCCACGGGCACCGGCGCGCGATCGACGGCTCGGTGCGGCAGTACCGCGGTGCAGCCGCCGGGAGCCGGCCGGCGCCCGAGGAGATACCGGACTGCCGGGTGCGCACCTTCGCCACCGAGGAGGACGGTGACAGCGCGGGGCGGTCAGCGGGGTGCGCCCGGGTCACGGCGCGGACCGTTCCATGCCTCCGCGCCAGCCGTCCGCGCGGGTGATGCCGTCCATCAGCAGGTCGAGCAGCCGCTCGGCCTGCGCGCGCTGGTGGACAGCCCCGGCCACGAGGGTGACGCCCGCCGGGGTCATCAGGATGCCGGGCGAAGGCACGTCCTCGCGGAGCACTCCCTGGGTGATCCCGGCGAGACGGAACTCCTCGACGGCTCCGGTCAGTTGCTCGCGCGTCTGCGAGCTCAGCTGCTCGTCGCTCCGCAGCAGGGTCTTGAGCGTGTCGGACATGCCGTGCTTGGCGGCGAGGTAGTCCAGCACCTGGGACATCCACGCCCGCAGGGCCCGGTCGGCGGGCAGCTTGCGCAGGAGGCCCGGGGCCTGGGCGGAGAGCCGGGCCGTCTCGTAGCGGTAGGTGGCGTCGTCGAGCTGCTCTCGGGTCGGGAAGCGCCGGTACAGGGTGGCGATCCCGACGCCCGCGTCCTTCGCGATCTGCTTGAGGGGCGTCCCGACCCCGCCACCGACCTCGACGAGACCTTGGGCGCGCTCTCCGATCTCGTCCGCGCGGGCAAGATCCGCTACGCGGGGTCCTCGACGTTCGCCCCCTCGGCGATCGTCCGGGCGCAGTGGACCGCCGAGCGACGGCAGCGCGAGCGCTTCGTCTGCGAACAGCCGCCCTACTCCCTCCTGGTGCGGGGTGTCGAGGCCGACGTGCTGCCCACCTGCCAGGAGCACCGGATGGGGGTACTCGCCTGGAGTCCGCTGGCCGGAGGCCGGCTGTCCGGCCGCTGGCACCGCGACGCGGTCGCCCTGTCCAGCCACCGCACGCGGACGATGCCCTTCCGCACCACGCTCTCCCACTACGACATGGACGTGCCGGGCAACCAGGCCAAGCTCGACGCCGCCACCGAACTCGCCGGCATCGCCGACGAAGCGGGACAGACGCTGATCCAGCTGGCGCCGGCGTTCGTCACCACGCACCCCGCGATCTCCGCGGCGATCATCGGTCCGCGCACCGCCGGGCATCTGCGAGACCAGCTGAGCGCCGCGGACATCGTCCTGGAACCCGCCGTGCTGGACCGCATCGACCGCGTCGTGGCGCCCGGCGTCGATCTCAACCCCGATGACGCGGGCTACGGCGCGGCCGTCCTGGCCGACCCGAAGCGCCGCCGCCGCGCGGTCGCTCCCGCCGTCGTTCGGTGAACCGGGCGCGCCGCCCTTACGGCTTGGGTCCAGCTCGCGGGCGAGCCCTCTTGGGTCCAGCTCGCGGGCGAGCCCTTGGTCAGAGAGCCCTTGGTCAGCGCGTCCTTGGTCAGCGCGTCCGTGAGGAGGTCGAGGAGCCGGCGGGCCCGGAGGAAGTCACCCCTTGACGGCGCCGGAGAGCATCCCGCTGATGAACTTGCGTTGCAGCAGGACGTAGCCGATGAGGACGGGCAGTGCGACGAGCACAGCGGCGGCGGAGGTGACGCCGGGGTCGCTGTTGCGGCGGTCGCTGGTGAAGAAGGACAGCGCGAGCGGCGCGGTCCGGACGTCGGGATTGTTGGGCACGAGGACCAGCGCGAGCAAGAACTCGTTCCAGGCGTAGAGGAACAGCAAGGCGGCCAGGGCGGTGATGGCCGGGGCGGCGAGCGGCAGCATGATCTTGCGGAGCGTCTGGAAGCGCGTCGCGCCGTCGATCTCCGCCGCCTCGCGCAGCGAACCGGGCACCCCCGCGAAGAAGTTGCGCATCCAGAAGGTGCCCAGCGCCAGCGAGAGGCCCACCTGCGGGAGGATCAGCGCCC
This sequence is a window from Streptomyces sp. NBC_01775. Protein-coding genes within it:
- a CDS encoding aldo/keto reductase, which translates into the protein MGALSDLVRAGKIRYAGSSTFAPSAIVRAQWTAERRQRERFVCEQPPYSLLVRGVEADVLPTCQEHRMGVLAWSPLAGGRLSGRWHRDAVALSSHRTRTMPFRTTLSHYDMDVPGNQAKLDAATELAGIADEAGQTLIQLAPAFVTTHPAISAAIIGPRTAGHLRDQLSAADIVLEPAVLDRIDRVVAPGVDLNPDDAGYGAAVLADPKRRRRAVAPAVVR
- a CDS encoding TetR/AcrR family transcriptional regulator, which translates into the protein MPSLGGPLRPDDRRGGERRGPRVADLARADEIGERAQGLVEVGGGVGTPLKQIAKDAGVGIATLYRRFPTREQLDDATYRYETARLSAQAPGLLRKLPADRALRAWMSQVLDYLAAKHGMSDTLKTLLRSDEQLSSQTREQLTGAVEEFRLAGITQGVLREDVPSPGILMTPAGVTLVAGAVHQRAQAERLLDLLMDGITRADGWRGGMERSAP